A genome region from Anaerolineae bacterium includes the following:
- the murB gene encoding UDP-N-acetylmuramate dehydrogenase: MPLARYTTMQVGGPAQYLAEAASGAVVMRLVEWAAEEGVPWMILGQGSNVLFPDGGYNGLVVVYRSSGLERRWRERPTSGGAVMVEAEASAPLASLARWACRRGLSGLEWAAGLPGTVGGAVAGNAGAFGGAMEDVVSSAVVGWAGQPAQRTLPAELGLAYRRCLLLEERGPAAVLSVELQLQADDPGRCLARLDETERGRRLTQPAGASSGCVFRNPPQRAAGYLLDQCGLKGASVGGAVISERHANFILNRGGATATDVLALMRLARRAVWEQFGILLEPEVRLMGDATLEAA; the protein is encoded by the coding sequence GTGCCCCTGGCACGCTACACCACCATGCAGGTAGGAGGGCCTGCCCAGTACCTGGCCGAGGCCGCTAGCGGAGCAGTGGTCATGCGGCTGGTGGAATGGGCTGCGGAAGAGGGAGTGCCGTGGATGATTCTCGGCCAGGGCTCCAATGTCCTCTTCCCGGATGGGGGATACAACGGGCTTGTGGTCGTATATCGGAGCTCGGGGCTGGAGCGCCGCTGGCGCGAAAGGCCCACGTCGGGCGGGGCCGTCATGGTCGAGGCGGAGGCAAGCGCACCGCTGGCTTCTCTGGCTCGCTGGGCTTGCAGGCGAGGTCTCTCGGGGCTGGAGTGGGCGGCAGGACTCCCTGGCACTGTAGGTGGCGCCGTGGCGGGCAATGCCGGGGCCTTCGGCGGTGCCATGGAGGACGTAGTTTCATCTGCCGTGGTAGGATGGGCTGGCCAGCCGGCCCAACGGACCCTGCCGGCGGAGCTGGGGCTGGCCTATCGCCGGTGCCTGCTGCTGGAGGAGCGGGGGCCGGCGGCGGTTCTGTCGGTGGAGTTGCAGTTGCAGGCGGACGATCCGGGCCGGTGCCTTGCACGGCTGGACGAGACAGAGCGGGGACGTCGGCTGACCCAGCCTGCGGGTGCCAGCAGCGGGTGCGTGTTCCGCAACCCTCCGCAGAGGGCTGCTGGCTACTTGCTCGATCAGTGCGGGCTGAAGGGGGCATCAGTGGGCGGGGCGGTAATCTCGGAACGGCACGCCAACTTCATTCTCAATCGAGGAGGCGCCACGGCGACGGACGTGCTCGCGCTGATGCGGCTGGCTCGGCGGGCGGTGTGGGAGCAGTTCGGCATTCTGCTGGAGCCTGAGGTCAGGTTGATGGGCGACGCCACCCTG